One Microlunatus soli genomic window carries:
- a CDS encoding aminopeptidase P family protein, with protein MSEKQAKPTNRQTPFSEAFRAFIGTGWAADPAELPDPLPATGPAADRRAAVSAAYPGERVVIPAGGLQVRSNDTDYRFRPHSAFAHLTGLGTDKEPDAVLVLEPTDSGHDATLYFKPRAPRDSEEFYANARYGEMWVGKRETLEEMAALSGLSCVPIEELAEALAKNADQTAIRLLRSADPEIARIVDQLRADQEIDSEAAEQSDEELTVFLSELRLIKDAFEQDQLQEACEQTAAAFAEVVKGFPEAIRRGRGERWVEGIFGLHARHAGNAVGYDTIAASGDHACTLHWIRNDGDLKDGDLILIDAGVELDSLYTADVTRTLPLNGTFSEAQRKVYQAVLAAQEAGIAAAKAGTTFSEVHKAAIAVIAQYLDEWGILPVSVEQTLSDDGGQHRRWMVHGTSHHLGIDVHDCAQARKENYKEGTLAPGMVITVEPGIYFKSDDLLVPEELRGIGVRIEDDILITEDGNRNLSAALPRTADDVEAWMAGLLKA; from the coding sequence ATGAGCGAGAAGCAAGCCAAACCGACGAACCGCCAGACCCCGTTCTCCGAGGCGTTTCGCGCGTTCATCGGGACCGGTTGGGCCGCAGACCCTGCCGAGCTGCCCGATCCGCTGCCCGCCACCGGGCCGGCCGCAGACCGGCGGGCCGCGGTCAGTGCCGCCTATCCCGGCGAACGGGTGGTGATCCCGGCCGGCGGCCTGCAGGTCCGCTCCAACGACACCGACTACCGGTTCCGGCCGCATTCGGCGTTCGCGCACCTGACCGGGCTGGGCACCGACAAGGAGCCCGACGCCGTGTTGGTGTTGGAGCCGACCGACTCCGGGCATGACGCCACGCTCTACTTCAAGCCGCGGGCGCCGCGTGACTCCGAGGAGTTCTACGCCAACGCCCGGTACGGCGAGATGTGGGTCGGCAAGCGGGAGACGCTGGAAGAGATGGCGGCCCTGTCCGGCCTCAGCTGCGTCCCGATCGAGGAGCTCGCCGAAGCACTGGCCAAGAACGCCGATCAGACGGCGATCCGGTTGCTGCGTTCGGCCGACCCGGAGATCGCCCGGATCGTCGACCAGCTCCGGGCCGATCAGGAGATCGACAGCGAGGCTGCCGAGCAGTCCGACGAGGAGCTGACCGTCTTCCTCAGCGAACTCCGGTTGATCAAGGACGCCTTCGAGCAGGATCAACTGCAAGAAGCCTGTGAGCAGACCGCGGCGGCCTTCGCCGAGGTGGTGAAGGGATTCCCGGAGGCGATCCGTCGCGGCCGGGGCGAGCGCTGGGTCGAGGGCATCTTCGGGCTGCACGCCCGGCATGCCGGCAATGCGGTCGGCTACGACACGATCGCCGCCTCCGGTGATCATGCCTGCACGCTGCACTGGATCCGCAACGACGGCGACCTCAAGGACGGCGATCTGATCCTGATCGACGCCGGTGTGGAGCTCGACTCGCTGTACACCGCCGACGTCACCCGGACGTTGCCGCTGAACGGGACGTTCTCCGAGGCCCAGCGCAAGGTCTACCAAGCAGTCCTGGCCGCGCAAGAGGCCGGTATCGCCGCGGCCAAGGCCGGCACCACGTTCTCCGAAGTCCACAAGGCGGCGATCGCGGTGATCGCGCAGTACCTGGATGAATGGGGCATCCTGCCGGTGAGCGTCGAGCAGACGCTGAGCGACGACGGCGGGCAGCATCGGCGCTGGATGGTGCACGGGACGTCCCACCATCTCGGCATCGACGTGCACGACTGTGCCCAGGCCCGCAAGGAGAACTACAAGGAGGGAACGCTGGCGCCGGGGATGGTGATCACCGTCGAACCCGGGATCTATTTCAAGTCCGACGATCTGCTGGTGCCGGAAGAGTTGCGCGGCATCGGCGTCCGGATCGAGGACGACATCTTGATCACCGAGGACGGCAATCGCAACCTGTCCGCCGCTCTGCCCCGGACCGCCGACGATGTCGAAGCCTGGATGGCCGGCCTGCTGAAGGCCTGA
- a CDS encoding magnesium and cobalt transport protein CorA: MSPRRPDGPPSRRERYLSLNVLGSRRRPPAPATAPEPPPNSVIDWGWYVGGVRQSAPDVATAARRAVADKHGFVWLGLKDPTDADLHALPQQFDLHPLAIEDAVEGHTRSKMEMFGDDMFMVISTVAYVEHQHLSEAAEVVSTGQVMIFLNEHFVITVRRGEHAPLGNIRKTLEQDPERLAEGPWTVLYSIADMIIDDYQDVVGEFETDVDEVEAAVFAEDGERKVASVYQLKRELIEFKRSVVPLGQPLQRLSTRGYPMIPSDAQAYFRELHDHHIAAAEAVSSFDEVLTSIMQAALARLSVSDNQDMRKLAAYAAMIAAPTALAGIYGMNFSWIPGADSHWGFVIFCAIIAAMVLAIWIGFKRNKWL, from the coding sequence ATGAGCCCGCGCCGACCCGACGGTCCCCCGTCCCGCCGAGAACGCTATCTGTCGTTGAACGTTCTCGGCTCACGGCGGCGGCCGCCCGCGCCGGCAACGGCTCCCGAGCCGCCGCCGAACTCGGTGATCGACTGGGGCTGGTACGTCGGCGGCGTACGGCAGTCGGCACCCGATGTGGCGACCGCTGCCCGGCGCGCGGTCGCGGACAAGCACGGCTTCGTCTGGCTCGGGCTGAAGGATCCGACCGACGCCGATCTGCATGCGCTGCCGCAGCAGTTCGATCTGCATCCGTTGGCGATCGAGGACGCCGTCGAGGGCCACACCCGATCCAAGATGGAGATGTTCGGCGACGACATGTTCATGGTCATCTCGACCGTCGCCTACGTCGAGCACCAACATCTGTCCGAGGCCGCCGAGGTGGTCTCCACCGGCCAGGTGATGATCTTCCTCAACGAACACTTCGTGATCACCGTGCGGCGCGGTGAACATGCCCCGCTGGGCAACATCCGCAAGACTCTGGAGCAGGATCCCGAACGTCTCGCCGAAGGGCCGTGGACGGTGCTCTACTCGATCGCCGACATGATCATCGACGACTACCAGGACGTGGTCGGCGAGTTCGAGACCGACGTCGACGAGGTCGAGGCCGCGGTGTTCGCCGAGGACGGCGAACGCAAGGTCGCCAGCGTCTATCAACTGAAACGTGAGCTGATCGAATTCAAACGGTCGGTGGTGCCGCTGGGCCAACCGCTGCAGCGATTGTCGACCCGCGGCTACCCGATGATCCCGTCCGACGCCCAGGCCTATTTCCGCGAACTCCATGATCATCACATCGCCGCCGCCGAAGCCGTGTCCTCCTTCGACGAGGTGCTCACCTCGATCATGCAGGCCGCCCTGGCCCGGCTGTCGGTCAGCGACAACCAGGACATGCGCAAGCTGGCCGCGTACGCCGCGATGATCGCCGCCCCGACCGCTCTGGCCGGCATCTACGGCATGAACTTCAGCTGGATCCCCGGCGCCGACAGCCACTGGGGCTTCGTGATCTTCTGCGCCATCATCGCCGCCATGGTGCTGGCCATCTGGATCGGCTTCAAACGCAACAAGTGGTTGTAA
- a CDS encoding general stress protein — MSFSNQSFSRPGNSLFELEFPQTVGTYTSYAEAQKAVDYLADNKFEVQNLAIVGTGLKSVERVLGRRSWRTVIGQGIQSGVTTGLLITVVMVIFGRPGSWLALLAVALGIGIVLGIGFQAIGYALSRGRDFTSISHTVAAQYEVLCEHKLAAKAREMLQQMPGARAAYFQ, encoded by the coding sequence ATGTCATTTTCCAACCAGAGCTTCTCCCGGCCGGGGAACTCGCTGTTCGAGCTCGAGTTCCCGCAGACGGTCGGCACCTACACCAGCTATGCCGAGGCCCAGAAGGCCGTGGACTACCTGGCCGACAACAAGTTCGAGGTACAGAATCTCGCGATCGTCGGCACCGGTCTGAAGTCGGTCGAACGGGTCCTCGGCCGACGTAGTTGGCGGACCGTGATCGGCCAGGGCATCCAGTCCGGCGTCACCACCGGTCTGTTGATCACCGTGGTGATGGTGATCTTCGGGCGTCCCGGCAGCTGGCTGGCCCTGTTGGCCGTCGCCCTCGGGATCGGCATCGTGCTCGGCATCGGCTTCCAGGCCATCGGGTACGCCCTCAGCCGCGGCCGCGACTTCACCTCGATCAGTCACACCGTCGCCGCCCAGTACGAGGTGCTCTGCGAACACAAGCTCGCCGCCAAAGCTCGGGAGATGCTGCAGCAGATGCCCGGCGCTCGGGCCGCCTACTTCCAGTAG
- a CDS encoding VOC family protein codes for MDDTVSIMVDNQGGQRAFKDLVIDAQDPRRIGDFWAAAIGLSAEFDGDGPDGVLRGTEPEHTIWINQVAEPRTVKQRVHLDVHASGTDPLTALGATVDTEHPGWTVMRDPEGGEFCAFERNASQLTDYRLYELVIDAADPAAISAWWAEQFGLAAQHDPADPWHWIDGGAAGLPWDLVFNPVPEPKRVKNRIHWDVWGDTADYLDAGATLLRRRDDEIGWDVLADPEGNEFCVFTR; via the coding sequence GTGGACGATACCGTTTCGATCATGGTCGACAACCAGGGTGGACAGCGCGCATTCAAGGATCTGGTGATCGACGCTCAGGACCCTCGCAGGATCGGCGACTTCTGGGCGGCTGCGATCGGATTGAGCGCGGAGTTCGACGGCGACGGCCCGGACGGGGTGTTGCGGGGGACCGAACCGGAACACACGATCTGGATCAACCAGGTCGCCGAGCCACGGACCGTCAAGCAGCGGGTCCACCTCGACGTGCATGCGAGCGGGACCGACCCGCTGACGGCACTCGGCGCAACCGTAGACACCGAACATCCGGGCTGGACGGTGATGCGAGATCCGGAGGGCGGAGAGTTCTGCGCGTTCGAACGGAACGCGTCCCAGTTGACCGACTACCGACTGTACGAATTGGTGATCGACGCCGCCGACCCGGCCGCCATCAGCGCCTGGTGGGCCGAGCAGTTCGGTCTGGCGGCGCAGCACGATCCCGCCGATCCGTGGCACTGGATCGACGGCGGAGCCGCCGGGCTGCCGTGGGATCTGGTCTTCAACCCGGTGCCCGAGCCCAAGCGGGTGAAGAATCGGATCCACTGGGACGTGTGGGGTGATACCGCCGACTACCTCGATGCCGGGGCGACGCTGCTGAGGCGCCGTGACGACGAGATCGGCTGGGACGTGCTCGCAGATCCGGAGGGTAACGAGTTCTGTGTGTTCACGCGGTAG